In Prunus dulcis chromosome 2, ALMONDv2, whole genome shotgun sequence, a single genomic region encodes these proteins:
- the LOC117618637 gene encoding dipeptidyl aminopeptidase 4 isoform X1, with protein sequence MQSVDEENNNKKNLKRSRSSSYDMPVTDSNFAHSLDDCVLFPVEEIVQYPLPGYIAPTSISFSPDDTIITYLFSPDHTLNRKVFAFDLKTCKQELCFSPPDGGLDESNISPEEKLRRERLRERGLGVTRYEWVKTSSKKKAIMVPLPAGIYFQDLSHSTAELKLPSTSGSPIIDPHLSLDGTMLGYVKDCELHVLNLICNESKQLTYGARPRGNDLTHGLAEYIAQEEMDRKNGYWWSLDSKFIAFTEVDSSDIPLFRIMHQGKSSVGSEAQEDHPYPFAGASNVKVRLGVVSSSGGPITWMDLLCGGTDQPDSEEEYLARVNWMHGNALIAQVLNRSHSKLKILKFDIKTGKRKVLLVEEQGTWVTLHDCFTPLDRGVTKFSGGFIWASEKTGFKHLYLHDANGTCLGPITEGDWMVEQIAGVEAAGLVYFTGTLEGPLESHLYCAKLFTDGNQALQGPVKLTHGKGKHVVVLDHHMKNFVDIHDSLDSPPKVLLCSLLDGSTIISLYEPSFTVPRFKRLQLEPPELVHLRANDGTTLYGVLYKPDETRFGPPPYKTLISVYGGPSVQLVSDSWINTVDMRAQYLRSKGILVWKLDNRGTARRGLKFEGSLKYNVGRIDADDQLTGALWLIEKGLAKVGHIGLYGWSYGGYLSAMTLARFPDVFRCAVSGAPVTSWDGYDTFYTEKYMGLPSEKEEGYEYSSVMHHVHKMEGRLLLVHGMIDENVHFRHTARLVNALVAAGKSYELLIFPDERHMPRRHRDRIYMEERIWEFIERNL encoded by the exons ATGCAATCAGTTGATGAGgagaataataataagaagaaTTTGAAGCGTTCAAGATCATCTAGTTACGACATGCCTGTGACTGACTCCAATTTTGCGCACAGTCTTGATGACTGTGTTCTTTTCCCAGTGGAAGAGATTGTGCAGTACCCATTGCCTGGATACATTGCTCCAACTTCAATCAGTTTCAGTCCTGATGATACTATTATAACATATTTGTTTAGTCCTGATCACACTTTGAATAGAAAGGTATTTGCTTTTGATCTCAAAACTTGCAAGCAAGAATTGTGTTTCAGTCCTCCTGATGGTGGACTTGATGAGAGCAATATATCACCAGAAGAAAagttgaggagagagaggttgaGGGAGCGTGGGTTGGGAGTGACACGGTATGAATGGGTGAAGACAAGCTCCAAAAAGAAGGCAATCATGGTTCCATTGCCAGCTGGG ATTTATTTCCAAGATCTTTCCCATTCAACAGCAGAGCTCAAGCTTCCAAGCACATCAGGCTCACCAATTATTGATCCGCATCTATCCCTAGATGGTACAATGCTTGGTTATGTAAAAGATTGCGAGTTGCATGTTCTGAATTTGATATGCAATGAATCTAAACAGTTAACGTATGGTGCCAGACCCAGAGGAAATGATTTG ACTCATGGCCTTGCTGAATATATAGCTCAG GAAGAAATGGATCGGAAGAATGGGTACTGGTGGTCCCTAGACAGCAAATTCATCGCATTCACAGAAGTTGATTCTTCTGATATCCCTCTTTTCAGAATCATGCATCAAGGTAAAAGCTCTGTTGGTTCAGAAGCTCAGGAAGATCATCCGTATCCCTTTGCAGGAGCTTCAAATGTCAAAGTTCGCCTAGGAGTGGTTTCTTCTTCTGGAGGTCCTATTACTTGGATGGATCTTCTGTGCGGGGGAACAGATCAACCAGACAGTGAAGAGGAATATCTGGCAAGAGTAAATTGGATGCATGGAAATGCTTTAATAGCTCAGGTTCTGAACAGGTCCCACAGCAAACTAAAGATCCTTAAATTTGACATTAAAACTGGGAAGAGAAAAGTTTTGTTGGTAGAAGAACAAGGAACGTGGGTTACCTTACATGACTGCTTCACACCCCTAGACAGAGGGGTAACCAAATTTTCAGGGGGATTTATCTGGGCAAGTGAGAAAACGGGATTTAAACATCTTTATCTGCATGATGCCAATGGAACATGTTTAGGACCTATCACCGAAGGAGACTGGATGGTTGAGCAGATTGCCGGTGTAGAAGCTGCGGGACTTGTTTATTTCACTGGAACCTTGGAGGGACCTTTAGAGTCACACCTTTATTGTGCAAAACTATTTACGGATGGAAATCAAGCCTTGCAAGGGCCAGTGAAGTTGACTCATGGCAAGGGGAAGCATGTGGTGGTGCTTGATCATCATATGAAGAATTTTGTTGATATCCATGATTCCCTTGATTCTCCCCCTAAAGTTTTACTCTGCTCCTTGCTCGATGGAAGCACAATTATATCTCTATATGAGCCGTCATTTACAGTTCCAAGATTCAAAAGGCTTCAACTTGAGCCACCTGAGTTGGTTCATTTACGGGCTAATGATGGGACAACACTGTATGGAGTTCTATATAAGCCTGATGAAACAAGATTTGGGCCGCCTCCTTACAAAACTTTGATCAGTGTATATGGTGGACCAAGCGTACAGCTTGTCTCTGATTCTTGGATAAATACAGTTGACATGAGAGCACAGTATCTAAGAAGCAAAGGAATTTTAGTATGGAAG TTAGATAACAGAGGAACTGCTCGGCGTGGACTAAAGTTTGAAGGCTCTTTAAAATACAATGTTGGTCGTATTGATGCTGATGATCAGCTAACTGGAGCTTTGTGGCTTATAGAAAAAGGCTTAGCAAAAGTAGGGCACATTGGGTTGTATGGTTGGAGCTATGGTGGATATCTTTCAGCTATGACTTTGGCCAGGTTTCCTGATGTCTTCCGTTGCGCAGTGTCCGGTGCCCCTGTTACATCATGGGATGGATATGACACATTCTATACTGAGAAATACATGGGGCTGCCTTctgagaaggaagaaggataCGAGTATAGCTCCGTGATGCACCATGTGCACAAGATGGAAGGAAGGTTGTTACTTGTGCACGGCATGATTGATGAAAATGTGCATTTCAGGCATACTGCCAGGCTTGTCAATGCACTTGTTGCAGCTGGTAAGTCGTATGAACTATTAATTTTCCCAGATGAACGTCACATGCCGCGCCGGCATAGGGATCGGATTTATATGGAAGagagaatttgggaatttatAGAAAGAAATTTGTGA
- the LOC117618637 gene encoding dipeptidyl aminopeptidase 4 isoform X2, producing MQSVDEENNNKKNLKRSRSSSYDMPVTDSNFAHSLDDCVLFPVEEIVQYPLPGYIAPTSISFSPDDTIITYLFSPDHTLNRKVFAFDLKTCKQELCFSPPDGGLDESNISPEEKLRRERLRERGLGVTRYEWVKTSSKKKAIMVPLPAGIYFQDLSHSTAELKLPSTSGSPIIDPHLSLDGTMLGYVKDCELHVLNLICNESKQLTYGARPRGNDLEEMDRKNGYWWSLDSKFIAFTEVDSSDIPLFRIMHQGKSSVGSEAQEDHPYPFAGASNVKVRLGVVSSSGGPITWMDLLCGGTDQPDSEEEYLARVNWMHGNALIAQVLNRSHSKLKILKFDIKTGKRKVLLVEEQGTWVTLHDCFTPLDRGVTKFSGGFIWASEKTGFKHLYLHDANGTCLGPITEGDWMVEQIAGVEAAGLVYFTGTLEGPLESHLYCAKLFTDGNQALQGPVKLTHGKGKHVVVLDHHMKNFVDIHDSLDSPPKVLLCSLLDGSTIISLYEPSFTVPRFKRLQLEPPELVHLRANDGTTLYGVLYKPDETRFGPPPYKTLISVYGGPSVQLVSDSWINTVDMRAQYLRSKGILVWKLDNRGTARRGLKFEGSLKYNVGRIDADDQLTGALWLIEKGLAKVGHIGLYGWSYGGYLSAMTLARFPDVFRCAVSGAPVTSWDGYDTFYTEKYMGLPSEKEEGYEYSSVMHHVHKMEGRLLLVHGMIDENVHFRHTARLVNALVAAGKSYELLIFPDERHMPRRHRDRIYMEERIWEFIERNL from the exons ATGCAATCAGTTGATGAGgagaataataataagaagaaTTTGAAGCGTTCAAGATCATCTAGTTACGACATGCCTGTGACTGACTCCAATTTTGCGCACAGTCTTGATGACTGTGTTCTTTTCCCAGTGGAAGAGATTGTGCAGTACCCATTGCCTGGATACATTGCTCCAACTTCAATCAGTTTCAGTCCTGATGATACTATTATAACATATTTGTTTAGTCCTGATCACACTTTGAATAGAAAGGTATTTGCTTTTGATCTCAAAACTTGCAAGCAAGAATTGTGTTTCAGTCCTCCTGATGGTGGACTTGATGAGAGCAATATATCACCAGAAGAAAagttgaggagagagaggttgaGGGAGCGTGGGTTGGGAGTGACACGGTATGAATGGGTGAAGACAAGCTCCAAAAAGAAGGCAATCATGGTTCCATTGCCAGCTGGG ATTTATTTCCAAGATCTTTCCCATTCAACAGCAGAGCTCAAGCTTCCAAGCACATCAGGCTCACCAATTATTGATCCGCATCTATCCCTAGATGGTACAATGCTTGGTTATGTAAAAGATTGCGAGTTGCATGTTCTGAATTTGATATGCAATGAATCTAAACAGTTAACGTATGGTGCCAGACCCAGAGGAAATGATTTG GAAGAAATGGATCGGAAGAATGGGTACTGGTGGTCCCTAGACAGCAAATTCATCGCATTCACAGAAGTTGATTCTTCTGATATCCCTCTTTTCAGAATCATGCATCAAGGTAAAAGCTCTGTTGGTTCAGAAGCTCAGGAAGATCATCCGTATCCCTTTGCAGGAGCTTCAAATGTCAAAGTTCGCCTAGGAGTGGTTTCTTCTTCTGGAGGTCCTATTACTTGGATGGATCTTCTGTGCGGGGGAACAGATCAACCAGACAGTGAAGAGGAATATCTGGCAAGAGTAAATTGGATGCATGGAAATGCTTTAATAGCTCAGGTTCTGAACAGGTCCCACAGCAAACTAAAGATCCTTAAATTTGACATTAAAACTGGGAAGAGAAAAGTTTTGTTGGTAGAAGAACAAGGAACGTGGGTTACCTTACATGACTGCTTCACACCCCTAGACAGAGGGGTAACCAAATTTTCAGGGGGATTTATCTGGGCAAGTGAGAAAACGGGATTTAAACATCTTTATCTGCATGATGCCAATGGAACATGTTTAGGACCTATCACCGAAGGAGACTGGATGGTTGAGCAGATTGCCGGTGTAGAAGCTGCGGGACTTGTTTATTTCACTGGAACCTTGGAGGGACCTTTAGAGTCACACCTTTATTGTGCAAAACTATTTACGGATGGAAATCAAGCCTTGCAAGGGCCAGTGAAGTTGACTCATGGCAAGGGGAAGCATGTGGTGGTGCTTGATCATCATATGAAGAATTTTGTTGATATCCATGATTCCCTTGATTCTCCCCCTAAAGTTTTACTCTGCTCCTTGCTCGATGGAAGCACAATTATATCTCTATATGAGCCGTCATTTACAGTTCCAAGATTCAAAAGGCTTCAACTTGAGCCACCTGAGTTGGTTCATTTACGGGCTAATGATGGGACAACACTGTATGGAGTTCTATATAAGCCTGATGAAACAAGATTTGGGCCGCCTCCTTACAAAACTTTGATCAGTGTATATGGTGGACCAAGCGTACAGCTTGTCTCTGATTCTTGGATAAATACAGTTGACATGAGAGCACAGTATCTAAGAAGCAAAGGAATTTTAGTATGGAAG TTAGATAACAGAGGAACTGCTCGGCGTGGACTAAAGTTTGAAGGCTCTTTAAAATACAATGTTGGTCGTATTGATGCTGATGATCAGCTAACTGGAGCTTTGTGGCTTATAGAAAAAGGCTTAGCAAAAGTAGGGCACATTGGGTTGTATGGTTGGAGCTATGGTGGATATCTTTCAGCTATGACTTTGGCCAGGTTTCCTGATGTCTTCCGTTGCGCAGTGTCCGGTGCCCCTGTTACATCATGGGATGGATATGACACATTCTATACTGAGAAATACATGGGGCTGCCTTctgagaaggaagaaggataCGAGTATAGCTCCGTGATGCACCATGTGCACAAGATGGAAGGAAGGTTGTTACTTGTGCACGGCATGATTGATGAAAATGTGCATTTCAGGCATACTGCCAGGCTTGTCAATGCACTTGTTGCAGCTGGTAAGTCGTATGAACTATTAATTTTCCCAGATGAACGTCACATGCCGCGCCGGCATAGGGATCGGATTTATATGGAAGagagaatttgggaatttatAGAAAGAAATTTGTGA